Proteins found in one Opitutaceae bacterium genomic segment:
- a CDS encoding DUF1697 domain-containing protein, translating into MIRYVAFLGGINLGKRRVAMKDLQRIASELGLDSVSTFIASGNLVFRSDARTASRLEKDLEKHLSARLGYVVPTFVRTEAEVNEILSVQPFEAVQPGNTVVVILCKEAIPMSAARVLTSIRSPDDAFHIRGRELFWWTVAGLSTSTVWKRPEIKALKLPPSTMRNRNTLQRMAEKFGFGGSDGGGRESR; encoded by the coding sequence ATGATTCGATACGTCGCTTTCTTGGGTGGCATCAACTTGGGGAAACGCCGGGTGGCGATGAAGGACTTGCAGCGGATTGCGTCCGAACTTGGGTTGGATTCGGTGTCCACGTTTATCGCCAGCGGCAACCTGGTGTTTCGATCAGATGCACGGACGGCCTCGCGACTGGAGAAGGACCTGGAGAAGCACCTGTCTGCTCGCCTTGGTTATGTCGTGCCGACATTTGTTCGGACAGAGGCGGAGGTGAACGAAATCTTGTCGGTTCAGCCCTTCGAGGCGGTTCAGCCTGGCAATACCGTGGTGGTGATCTTGTGCAAGGAGGCGATCCCGATGTCCGCGGCCCGGGTGCTGACGTCCATCCGCTCTCCTGATGACGCGTTTCACATCCGTGGCCGTGAGTTGTTTTGGTGGACTGTGGCTGGGCTTTCCACCTCAACTGTGTGGAAGCGTCCGGAGATCAAAGCGCTGAAGCTACCTCCTTCGACGATGCGGAATCGGAACACGCTCCAGCGCATGGCGGAGAAGTTCGGGTTTGGTGGGAGCGACGGTGGAGGGCGTGAAAGCAGGTGA
- a CDS encoding sigma-54 dependent transcriptional regulator, whose protein sequence is MVPSVLIVDDEKHTREGLQQALEDNYDVTVAASADEAFNLMEAEQYDVIVTDLRMPGKSGLRVIDKALTLPNKPAVLMMTAFPNVETAVEAMKRGAVDFLTKPVNIERLEVLIQRALKTRTLEVEVKQLHERLDEKFNFDGIVGHSEKLKEVIERVRLVAPSKATVLIEGESGTGKELIAQALHQASGRNRAPFVAVHCAALSESLLESELFGHERGAFTGATERRIGRFEAAEGGTLFLDEIGEISASIQVKLLRFLETKSLERVGGTKPIPLDVRLVAATNRSLEQMVRDGKFREDLFFRLNVVRIGMPPLRDRVDDIPVLLAHYIRHFSQENGVPPLTIEPGALRYLQSYPWPGNIRELRNFTENAVVLHRGGKLTEFDLEPRFRGERAALPSPGGGLGPLATGPANPPLNAFGVPSLSVEENEKRLLKEALLKARGNRTRAAALMGISRRTLHRKLVQWPDLDVQDR, encoded by the coding sequence ATGGTTCCCAGCGTACTGATCGTTGATGACGAGAAGCACACCCGCGAGGGACTTCAACAGGCGTTGGAGGACAATTATGACGTCACTGTGGCGGCGTCGGCCGACGAGGCTTTCAACCTCATGGAGGCTGAGCAGTATGATGTCATTGTCACCGACCTCCGGATGCCGGGAAAGTCCGGGCTGCGCGTCATCGACAAGGCGCTCACCCTACCCAACAAGCCGGCAGTGCTCATGATGACGGCGTTTCCAAACGTGGAAACCGCAGTGGAAGCGATGAAACGCGGGGCGGTCGATTTTCTCACCAAGCCGGTGAACATCGAAAGACTTGAGGTCCTCATCCAGCGGGCTTTGAAGACGCGCACCCTCGAGGTTGAGGTGAAGCAACTGCATGAGCGCCTGGACGAGAAGTTCAATTTCGACGGCATCGTCGGTCACTCGGAGAAACTGAAAGAGGTGATTGAACGGGTGCGCCTGGTCGCGCCTTCAAAGGCAACGGTGCTGATCGAGGGCGAGTCGGGCACAGGAAAGGAGCTGATTGCGCAGGCGCTCCATCAGGCGAGCGGGCGCAATCGCGCTCCCTTTGTGGCGGTGCACTGTGCGGCGTTGTCCGAGAGTCTGCTAGAGAGCGAACTGTTCGGCCACGAGCGTGGAGCCTTCACAGGAGCCACCGAACGGCGGATCGGCCGCTTCGAGGCTGCGGAGGGGGGCACGCTATTCCTCGACGAGATCGGGGAGATATCGGCGTCCATCCAGGTGAAGCTATTGAGATTCCTTGAGACGAAGTCCTTGGAGCGCGTGGGCGGAACGAAGCCTATACCGCTTGATGTACGGCTCGTTGCGGCCACAAACCGCAGCCTCGAGCAAATGGTCCGCGACGGGAAGTTTCGCGAGGATCTCTTCTTCCGCCTGAATGTGGTGCGCATCGGGATGCCTCCCTTGCGCGACCGGGTGGACGATATCCCGGTTCTGCTCGCTCATTACATCCGGCACTTCAGCCAGGAGAACGGTGTGCCGCCGCTCACGATCGAGCCTGGTGCACTCCGCTACCTGCAATCCTATCCGTGGCCCGGAAATATCCGCGAACTCCGAAACTTCACGGAAAACGCGGTGGTGCTTCACCGGGGCGGAAAGCTGACGGAGTTCGACCTGGAGCCGCGTTTTCGGGGGGAGCGCGCAGCGCTTCCTTCTCCGGGCGGAGGCCTGGGACCTCTCGCTACGGGGCCCGCGAATCCGCCTCTCAATGCCTTTGGTGTTCCCTCGCTTTCAGTCGAGGAGAACGAGAAACGCCTGCTCAAGGAGGCGTTGCTCAAGGCGCGCGGGAACAGGACGCGCGCTGCTGCGCTCATGGGAATCAGCCGGCGCACGCTTCACCGCAAGCTCGTGCAATGGCCTGACCTGGATGTGCAGGACCGCTGA
- a CDS encoding ATP-binding protein yields the protein MPPKKNSSIDRVLGRLDQLDQVNLANLVQRLARERRLFEDIFNTLQEGLIVIDDEGRVEYANKTAHQLIGLAEAELAGAILWRLVPGLRASIEGDSADAWRAAPVVAREIELSYPEPRVVRLYIVPFADASVSGANRRAVILSDITREKQSTEERIEAERTSSILLLAASVAHELGNPLNSLTIHLQLIERRLKKLKAGRDTEALAESIQICRDEVTRLDGIITHFLEAIRPRPPKLAEINLIEVLGEVLKFQQKELEDRRIAVEAEMEPNLPVVMADADQLKQVFFNLTKNAMEAMGPSGRLRIRTRFDDDNVFLLFGDNGAGIRQEDLVKLFQPYHTTKSGGSGLGLMIVQRIMRSHGGQISIESKEAVGTVVTLQFPRKDRRVRMLGQGASR from the coding sequence ATGCCGCCGAAGAAGAACAGCTCAATCGATCGCGTGCTGGGGCGGTTGGATCAGTTGGACCAGGTGAATCTGGCCAACCTCGTCCAGCGACTGGCGCGGGAGCGCCGCCTCTTTGAGGACATCTTCAACACGCTGCAGGAGGGCCTGATTGTCATCGATGATGAAGGACGCGTGGAGTACGCCAACAAGACCGCGCATCAGTTAATCGGGCTAGCGGAAGCCGAGCTTGCGGGCGCGATTCTCTGGCGTCTTGTCCCGGGGTTGCGCGCATCGATAGAAGGCGACTCGGCAGATGCCTGGCGCGCAGCGCCTGTGGTGGCACGAGAAATTGAGCTGTCGTATCCCGAGCCGCGCGTGGTGCGGTTGTATATTGTGCCTTTTGCGGATGCCTCCGTTTCCGGGGCCAACCGGCGTGCCGTAATTCTGTCTGACATCACCCGTGAGAAGCAAAGCACCGAGGAGCGCATCGAGGCGGAGCGCACCTCGTCGATTTTGCTGCTCGCCGCCAGCGTGGCGCATGAACTGGGTAATCCCCTCAATTCGCTGACCATTCATTTGCAGCTGATTGAACGGCGACTGAAAAAATTGAAAGCGGGCAGGGACACCGAAGCGCTGGCCGAATCGATTCAGATCTGCCGCGATGAAGTGACCCGGCTGGATGGGATAATCACGCATTTCCTCGAAGCGATTCGCCCGCGTCCCCCCAAGCTTGCGGAAATCAACCTGATCGAGGTTCTCGGCGAGGTGCTTAAGTTTCAGCAAAAGGAGCTGGAAGACCGGCGGATTGCCGTGGAGGCGGAGATGGAGCCGAACCTGCCGGTCGTGATGGCGGATGCGGACCAACTCAAACAGGTGTTTTTCAACCTGACGAAGAACGCCATGGAGGCAATGGGCCCGAGCGGCCGCTTGCGAATTCGCACGCGGTTCGATGACGACAACGTGTTTCTGCTTTTTGGCGACAACGGTGCAGGGATTCGGCAGGAGGATCTGGTCAAGTTGTTCCAGCCCTACCACACGACCAAGTCCGGTGGGTCGGGGCTTGGGTTGATGATAGTCCAACGCATCATGCGGAGCCATGGCGGCCAGATCAGCATTGAAAGCAAGGAAGCGGTGGGGACGGTTGTGACGCTTCAATTTCCAAGAAAAGACCGCCGTGTGAGGATGCTGGGCCAGGGCGCCAGCCGCTAG
- a CDS encoding polysaccharide biosynthesis tyrosine autokinase: MSSVSTGREGATLAEFAQLVRLRAGLILTLLALVVVTTAVVTALLPRWYAATAVVRVEKPEGKERLFQASSPGYIDPYFLQDQQRILQSAKVVYPVIEKLALNEKVGRMLGLNRPLPTDQTFDYMTRKMIRVDSPRASSLIELSVEAQDPQLAASIANAIVETYAEDRIAFATSEQRSGLAQLRKELEEQERTVSTQRDRVEQLRKDLSIAGVDLNARYSDMEIDTLRQMQNSLIALSVEAIGKRTRYERFKAIPVSERLNLVNSELIQDTNIQNLLQAFFVAEQTVTRMRSRFGEAHPDLVAAVDNSAKIREQLDAQLRGYESSLEIAYKEAEARVNELKNQLAQAKVDQILSARDRMRPFEESVQKLDDETRLLSTLKVNLRQREIDFQVPRRSVEILSQAESPRRSSRPSWGVNLTLAVLVGSVLGIGTAVAFELLDRSLRTLADVEAKLGKPVLAVVAWRGQESPRQTLAPEEEEPYRVLDANLGLARGKIQGTRVTLFTSAGPGEGKSTTLSRLARAAGASGARVLVVDGDVRIPSQHTTFGANRRPGVGEWLKREVETGAILQTAVAPQVDLIASGAVNGLTLTLLHADRLRELLEWARGRYDRVLLDCPPIIGVSDAAMLATLADEIVLVVQHRRNPGSMVIRAQQILKELGREITGVVLNGVPKDSGEDYGYYTSNYAYYRKTEEKGREAREAKTERIDFKE, from the coding sequence ATGTCCTCTGTTTCCACCGGCCGAGAAGGTGCCACCCTTGCTGAGTTTGCGCAGTTGGTCCGGTTGCGTGCCGGGTTGATCCTGACCCTGCTGGCGTTGGTCGTGGTCACAACAGCGGTGGTGACGGCCTTGTTGCCCCGTTGGTACGCGGCGACTGCGGTGGTGCGTGTGGAGAAACCCGAAGGCAAGGAGCGGCTTTTCCAGGCGTCTTCACCTGGCTACATTGATCCCTACTTCCTGCAGGACCAGCAGCGTATCCTGCAATCGGCGAAGGTCGTGTACCCGGTTATCGAGAAGCTGGCCTTGAACGAGAAGGTCGGCCGCATGCTCGGTTTGAACCGGCCCCTGCCTACGGACCAGACCTTTGACTACATGACTCGGAAGATGATCCGCGTCGATTCTCCGAGGGCCTCTTCGCTGATCGAGCTGAGTGTCGAGGCGCAAGACCCTCAGCTGGCGGCCTCGATTGCAAATGCCATCGTGGAGACCTATGCGGAGGATCGCATCGCCTTTGCGACCTCGGAGCAACGCTCCGGCCTTGCCCAGTTGCGGAAGGAATTGGAAGAACAGGAGCGCACGGTCTCGACGCAGCGCGATCGTGTGGAGCAGTTGCGCAAGGACCTGAGCATCGCCGGGGTGGACCTCAATGCGCGATACAGCGACATGGAGATCGATACCCTGCGGCAGATGCAGAATTCCTTGATTGCGCTCAGTGTGGAGGCGATTGGAAAGCGCACGCGTTATGAGCGTTTCAAGGCGATCCCTGTTTCGGAGCGGCTCAACCTGGTGAATTCCGAGCTCATCCAGGACACCAACATCCAGAATCTCCTTCAGGCATTTTTTGTGGCTGAACAGACGGTGACGCGCATGCGTTCGCGCTTTGGCGAGGCGCATCCGGACCTGGTCGCGGCAGTCGACAACAGTGCAAAAATTCGCGAACAGCTGGATGCCCAGCTGCGTGGTTATGAGAGCTCGCTGGAGATCGCTTACAAGGAGGCTGAGGCGCGTGTGAATGAGCTGAAGAACCAACTTGCCCAGGCGAAAGTGGATCAGATTCTCTCCGCGCGGGACCGGATGCGCCCCTTTGAGGAGTCGGTGCAGAAACTGGACGACGAGACGCGGTTGCTTTCCACCCTCAAGGTAAACCTGAGGCAGCGTGAAATCGATTTTCAAGTCCCGCGGCGGAGTGTGGAGATCCTGAGCCAGGCGGAGAGCCCGCGCCGTTCGTCGCGTCCCAGCTGGGGTGTGAACCTGACGTTGGCGGTATTGGTCGGCTCGGTGCTGGGAATAGGGACCGCCGTGGCTTTCGAGCTTTTGGATCGGAGCCTTCGGACTTTGGCGGATGTGGAGGCGAAGTTGGGAAAACCGGTGTTGGCGGTGGTGGCGTGGCGGGGGCAGGAGAGCCCCCGGCAAACGCTCGCGCCGGAGGAGGAAGAGCCTTACCGCGTGCTTGATGCCAATCTGGGCCTCGCGCGGGGCAAGATTCAAGGCACACGGGTGACACTCTTTACCTCAGCCGGACCCGGCGAAGGAAAGTCCACGACCCTTTCTCGTCTTGCGCGAGCGGCCGGGGCTTCCGGGGCGCGCGTGTTGGTCGTGGATGGTGACGTGCGTATCCCCTCGCAACATACGACCTTTGGCGCCAACCGCCGGCCTGGGGTGGGTGAGTGGTTGAAACGGGAGGTCGAGACCGGGGCAATTCTACAGACGGCCGTGGCTCCGCAGGTGGACTTGATTGCGAGTGGGGCGGTGAATGGATTGACCCTGACGCTTCTGCATGCGGATCGCCTGCGGGAGTTGTTGGAGTGGGCGAGGGGGCGGTATGATCGTGTCCTCCTCGATTGTCCGCCCATCATTGGGGTGAGTGACGCTGCGATGTTGGCGACTCTGGCTGACGAGATCGTGTTGGTGGTGCAGCATCGTCGGAATCCTGGGAGCATGGTGATTCGGGCCCAGCAGATCTTGAAGGAACTTGGGCGCGAGATCACTGGCGTGGTCCTGAACGGGGTGCCGAAGGATTCGGGCGAAGATTACGGGTATTATACGAGCAACTACGCTTACTACCGCAAAACGGAAGAGAAAGGGAGGGAGGCGCGGGAGGCTAAAACGGAGAGGATCGACTTTAAGGAGTGA
- a CDS encoding transposase: MSRTVNSERLFTESDCEILRDLIWKVADFCGVKVVTYAILSNHFHVLVRVPKKAFVPDEEVVRRYASLYPTPSQRRPEYLPVIEQHVREQSPQAEAWLVKQRNQMGDLSEYMKLLKQRFTGIFNVLHDRHGTLWSERFKSVLVEDGRALHTMAVYIDLNPVRAGLVSDPKDYRFCGYAEAVAGSKLAQQGLCTVTEEHTWEEAASSYRQSLFGRAGKPSRKGERISAEVVDRVFKENGKLPHHVVLTCRIRYFTNGAVLGSRNFVAQELAKLKKKYGRVRALEPMMLPPITDWGPIMLLRRCRAGICPA; the protein is encoded by the coding sequence CTTGCGGGACCTAATCTGGAAAGTCGCTGATTTCTGCGGCGTGAAAGTCGTTACTTATGCAATATTGTCCAACCACTTCCATGTATTGGTGCGCGTACCCAAAAAGGCATTCGTTCCCGACGAAGAAGTTGTCCGACGCTACGCTAGCCTGTATCCGACCCCGTCACAAAGGAGGCCCGAGTATCTGCCCGTTATCGAACAGCATGTGCGCGAACAATCGCCGCAAGCCGAAGCCTGGCTCGTGAAGCAACGTAACCAGATGGGCGATTTGTCGGAGTACATGAAACTGCTAAAGCAGCGATTCACTGGAATCTTCAATGTTCTTCATGATCGCCACGGGACTCTCTGGTCTGAGCGCTTCAAGAGCGTGCTTGTGGAGGACGGCCGAGCCCTGCACACGATGGCGGTCTATATCGATCTCAACCCAGTCAGAGCGGGTTTGGTTTCGGATCCTAAAGACTATCGCTTTTGCGGATACGCCGAAGCGGTAGCCGGGAGCAAACTAGCACAACAGGGGCTTTGCACGGTCACTGAGGAGCACACCTGGGAGGAGGCGGCTTCATCGTACAGGCAAAGTCTCTTCGGCCGAGCCGGCAAGCCCTCAAGAAAAGGGGAACGAATCTCTGCCGAGGTGGTTGACCGCGTCTTCAAAGAAAATGGAAAACTGCCACATCACGTCGTACTTACCTGCCGTATTCGATATTTCACGAATGGTGCAGTCTTGGGATCAAGAAACTTCGTCGCACAGGAGTTGGCCAAATTGAAGAAGAAATACGGCCGCGTTCGAGCTCTCGAACCCATGATGCTTCCTCCGATTACGGATTGGGGGCCAATCATGCTCTTGAGGCGATGCAGAGCGGGCATCTGCCCAGCGTGA